A stretch of Oceaniferula marina DNA encodes these proteins:
- a CDS encoding LamG-like jellyroll fold domain-containing protein: protein MNENKHTRGQIKKALGSAAVSGMIGVLGFGLTNASAEVSRNQLLGYYPMNGDSQDHSNAVGGSSSANDAVWSDASVYQNGMFGQAATVGDGAGGHYLSASGAEYVFGSGSFSVVYWVNVSGAVSSDPVLIAGGGKNWSSSGGTLGWVSTISDDNIKANVSDGSTRKDTSWVDLDPGAGSWSLVALVVDRDAGVLSNYVLDDNVTTIGDDASAPSSQSIAGLGSFTGSNNQIVMGQDGDGAGYGSSYPGLPATGIDDVSIWGRALSQDEIQAIYTSGRAGQPLGNILSALQVSLDDQSGEVQLDWDAYDLAGLTSPEIRVSRDGSVIATLAADRATFTDSPSPPRYADVVYQYSVALYDGGDVVADSLVSAELQWDLEGLPQNLSATADSLTGQVTLMWAAVGSGFQADGVQVFRDDALIATLALGASSYVDTPPLPVNQPVTYTYKLRAYGGWQGGGHTDISAQATLSPGGLANGLIANYRFEDGFKDTASAAVVHPGAPVNRPAISGNGVYGHAVTFSDQLQQGIWVADHDALDFGDTGDFTVSFWMKRWGVMNSSLPNGEAGDGVLICKQNWSNGASPGWGVYATSDGGVKWNIAGSSRKSGDIASGASGLADGRWHHILVSCSRSASARCFVDGQFVKAINISGAGSVDNALPLAMGLDGNGNYSWKGEMDEVAVWNRALGDNEAIDVFRASTKGLALSGKSIVDSDADGMDDAWEKSHFGDLSQHADGDADRDGLSNYREFAEGSNPSSPQFSAVSRVSEVEIDGQSYPVLHYMRPELDGDISYVPEASADLANWMSGEGRFIPHGNPIDLGNGQREYQLRYYQSVDAVATGRVMMRVRMESRYQAAIAETIEPTVELRNGQAIVSWTTAQPTVTVINYGADGQTTSRYEDYTLKTHHEVVINMDAGKEFTYTVIQVGVDGIESRSKTYTVSGLWDYSPPPVPEQFGYDSGGNWSARADEILSQPGILDRGYCLDYLCGDGRLAYELARKSQMVVIGVEDTQAEVDAARAFLVARGVYGSRVSIVLASDLSQLPFAPDFFNLIVSQSHMAQAGDFEMLKSAVEFHSIPGRGWVAGLKEGEVYAEQKAERAGTGVWSMSYGNPSNTASSTEEFSGKTTMGGFELRWLGSPGPELAWDRQTAEQPPLAMNGRFYCQGRGRILALDSHNGCVLWSKELDDAQRFNMLRDAGNLSADADAVWLSLRKECWRMDGDTGQLTSFPLVEGPRSDLDYCWNYVCSTDGHLLGSASVDEAFYKGHWGSQFWYSHVGGSLANQVMSDNLFSINPSDASVNWAYQEGLILSVTITVGDGKIYFLETRNESAVAGVSRRLATGTWKQDLYLVCLDLASGAKLWEKESSFSGGTQTVFLMYDGESKRVILSAGDGGTNYLYGYDPADGSPVWNQSAACYKTDHGGKNQHPVIVNGEVLLTPNVFDALTGVLKRSDIPKNNGQGCNTYWGSKNLLFYRTGYSGQGLSMWPIRGGSRSGIEQVKGACWLNWAPADGIFLIQEKSAGCSCGQWVHISQGWGPKQN from the coding sequence ATGAACGAAAATAAACACACACGGGGTCAGATTAAAAAAGCCCTTGGGTCGGCTGCCGTTTCTGGGATGATCGGCGTATTAGGTTTTGGTCTCACAAATGCTTCGGCTGAGGTGTCCCGTAATCAATTACTTGGTTATTACCCGATGAATGGCGATTCTCAGGATCATTCAAATGCAGTTGGAGGATCTTCGTCAGCCAACGATGCGGTTTGGTCCGATGCCTCGGTTTACCAAAATGGTATGTTTGGTCAGGCGGCCACGGTCGGAGACGGGGCGGGCGGTCACTATTTGTCGGCCAGTGGTGCTGAGTATGTTTTTGGTTCAGGTAGTTTTTCGGTGGTCTATTGGGTGAATGTCAGCGGGGCGGTGAGTTCCGATCCGGTGTTGATCGCCGGCGGCGGCAAAAACTGGTCAAGTTCGGGGGGGACATTGGGATGGGTGTCGACGATTTCCGATGATAATATCAAGGCGAATGTTTCGGACGGTTCGACCCGGAAGGATACATCATGGGTTGATCTGGACCCGGGAGCCGGGAGCTGGTCGCTGGTCGCGCTGGTGGTGGACCGTGATGCCGGAGTGTTATCCAATTATGTTTTGGATGATAATGTGACGACGATTGGTGACGATGCTTCCGCGCCCTCGTCTCAGTCGATTGCAGGTTTGGGAAGTTTTACAGGAAGCAACAATCAGATTGTGATGGGGCAGGATGGTGATGGGGCTGGGTATGGTTCATCCTATCCAGGTTTGCCTGCTACGGGGATTGATGATGTCTCGATTTGGGGGCGGGCATTGAGTCAGGATGAGATTCAGGCGATTTATACCTCCGGTCGGGCGGGGCAGCCATTGGGGAATATCCTTTCCGCTTTGCAGGTGTCATTGGATGATCAATCCGGAGAGGTCCAATTGGATTGGGACGCTTATGATTTGGCCGGTTTGACATCGCCTGAGATCAGGGTGAGTCGGGATGGAAGCGTGATTGCGACCTTGGCGGCGGATCGTGCTACCTTCACGGACAGCCCGTCTCCGCCACGGTATGCCGATGTGGTTTATCAATACTCTGTGGCGTTGTATGACGGGGGGGATGTGGTTGCAGACTCATTGGTTTCGGCTGAGCTACAATGGGACCTTGAGGGACTGCCCCAAAATTTGTCGGCTACGGCAGACAGCTTGACTGGGCAGGTGACTCTGATGTGGGCTGCTGTTGGTTCGGGTTTTCAAGCGGACGGGGTTCAGGTGTTTCGGGATGATGCTCTTATTGCTACGTTGGCTTTGGGTGCCAGCAGTTATGTGGATACTCCTCCATTACCTGTCAATCAGCCTGTCACGTATACTTATAAGCTCAGGGCTTATGGTGGCTGGCAGGGCGGCGGGCATACAGACATCTCGGCTCAAGCGACCTTATCGCCCGGAGGTTTGGCGAATGGTCTGATTGCCAATTACCGCTTTGAGGATGGATTCAAGGACACGGCAAGTGCCGCAGTGGTTCATCCTGGAGCTCCGGTGAATCGTCCTGCGATTTCGGGCAACGGTGTGTATGGTCATGCGGTGACTTTTTCTGACCAGCTTCAACAGGGTATATGGGTTGCTGATCATGACGCCTTGGACTTTGGGGATACTGGCGATTTTACGGTTTCGTTTTGGATGAAGCGATGGGGGGTGATGAATTCGAGCCTGCCCAATGGTGAAGCTGGAGATGGTGTGCTGATCTGTAAGCAGAACTGGAGTAACGGAGCGTCACCCGGTTGGGGGGTGTATGCCACCAGTGACGGTGGAGTGAAATGGAACATCGCTGGAAGTAGCCGTAAGAGTGGCGATATCGCCAGCGGTGCCAGTGGACTAGCCGATGGTCGGTGGCATCATATTTTGGTTTCTTGCTCGAGATCCGCTTCAGCGAGGTGCTTTGTGGATGGTCAGTTTGTCAAGGCCATCAATATCTCGGGGGCTGGATCTGTGGATAATGCCCTGCCCTTGGCAATGGGGCTTGACGGTAACGGAAATTATTCTTGGAAGGGGGAAATGGATGAGGTCGCTGTATGGAATCGAGCTCTGGGAGACAATGAAGCCATTGATGTATTCAGAGCCAGTACCAAAGGTTTGGCACTGAGTGGGAAATCCATCGTTGATTCGGATGCTGATGGTATGGATGACGCTTGGGAGAAAAGTCATTTCGGAGATCTCAGCCAGCATGCTGACGGTGACGCTGACCGGGATGGTTTGTCGAACTATCGTGAGTTTGCTGAGGGATCCAATCCCAGCTCGCCTCAATTCTCAGCTGTTAGCCGGGTGAGTGAAGTTGAAATCGACGGGCAGAGTTATCCAGTGCTGCACTACATGCGACCTGAGTTGGATGGCGATATCAGTTATGTGCCGGAAGCCAGTGCGGACTTGGCCAATTGGATGAGTGGCGAAGGGCGGTTTATTCCTCATGGCAACCCGATTGACCTGGGTAACGGTCAGCGCGAGTATCAGCTTCGCTATTATCAATCTGTGGATGCTGTAGCGACTGGAAGGGTGATGATGCGTGTGCGCATGGAGTCCCGCTATCAGGCAGCCATTGCCGAGACTATCGAACCAACCGTTGAGTTAAGAAATGGTCAGGCGATTGTGAGCTGGACGACGGCTCAGCCTACGGTCACTGTCATCAATTATGGGGCGGACGGGCAGACAACAAGTCGCTACGAAGACTACACGTTGAAGACGCATCATGAGGTGGTGATCAACATGGATGCGGGTAAAGAATTTACTTACACCGTGATTCAAGTGGGAGTAGATGGGATTGAGTCTCGCTCCAAGACCTACACGGTATCTGGTCTCTGGGATTACAGTCCTCCCCCCGTGCCTGAACAGTTTGGATACGATTCAGGCGGGAACTGGTCGGCGAGGGCGGATGAAATCTTGTCTCAGCCTGGGATCTTGGATCGTGGTTATTGTCTCGATTACCTGTGTGGTGATGGTCGACTGGCCTACGAATTGGCGCGTAAAAGCCAGATGGTGGTCATCGGTGTGGAGGACACGCAGGCTGAAGTCGATGCGGCAAGGGCCTTTTTGGTAGCTCGTGGAGTGTATGGTTCGAGAGTATCCATTGTCCTCGCCAGTGACTTGTCGCAACTTCCTTTTGCGCCTGACTTTTTCAATTTGATCGTATCCCAATCGCACATGGCCCAGGCTGGTGATTTTGAGATGTTGAAATCGGCGGTCGAATTTCATTCCATTCCAGGGCGTGGATGGGTGGCCGGCCTGAAGGAAGGTGAGGTGTATGCCGAGCAAAAAGCAGAGCGTGCGGGAACCGGTGTGTGGTCGATGTCCTACGGCAACCCATCGAATACGGCCTCATCGACTGAGGAGTTTAGCGGCAAGACCACGATGGGCGGGTTTGAGTTGCGCTGGCTTGGATCTCCCGGTCCCGAGTTGGCCTGGGACAGGCAGACTGCAGAGCAGCCACCGCTTGCGATGAATGGTCGTTTCTACTGTCAGGGCCGAGGTCGGATTCTAGCTTTGGACTCACACAATGGCTGTGTGTTGTGGAGTAAGGAACTGGATGATGCCCAGCGGTTCAACATGCTGCGTGACGCTGGCAACTTGAGCGCTGACGCCGATGCGGTGTGGCTTTCCCTGAGAAAGGAATGTTGGAGAATGGATGGGGATACCGGGCAACTGACAAGCTTTCCTTTAGTGGAAGGTCCTCGCTCAGACCTCGATTATTGCTGGAACTATGTTTGTAGTACCGATGGGCATTTGCTCGGTTCGGCTTCTGTGGATGAGGCTTTTTACAAAGGCCACTGGGGAAGTCAGTTTTGGTATTCCCATGTGGGGGGCTCTCTGGCCAACCAAGTGATGTCGGATAATCTTTTTTCGATCAATCCCTCGGATGCTTCGGTGAATTGGGCGTATCAGGAGGGCTTGATTTTGAGTGTCACCATTACCGTGGGGGATGGGAAAATTTATTTTCTCGAAACCAGGAATGAGTCAGCTGTTGCTGGAGTTTCGCGTCGATTGGCTACAGGAACTTGGAAGCAAGACCTCTATCTGGTTTGCCTCGATTTGGCCAGCGGGGCGAAGCTGTGGGAAAAAGAATCAAGTTTTAGTGGTGGCACCCAGACGGTTTTCCTGATGTATGATGGGGAGAGCAAGCGCGTGATTCTCAGTGCGGGCGACGGTGGGACAAACTATCTTTATGGCTACGACCCAGCAGATGGCTCACCTGTTTGGAATCAATCGGCCGCTTGTTATAAAACCGACCACGGCGGTAAGAATCAGCACCCTGTGATCGTGAATGGTGAGGTGCTTTTGACCCCGAATGTCTTTGATGCGTTGACCGGTGTATTAAAACGTAGTGATATTCCTAAGAACAACGGGCAAGGATGTAATACCTATTGGGGGTCGAAAAACTTACTTTTTTACCGGACCGGGTATAGCGGGCAGGGCTTGTCGATGTGGCCTATCCGGGGGGGGAGTCGGTCGGGAATCGAGCAGGTCAAAGGCGCATGTTGGCTCAACTGGGCACCTGCAGATGGTATTTTTCTCATCCAGGAAAAGAGTGCAGGTTGTTCATGCGGTCAGTGGGTTCATATTTCCCAAGGCTGGGGGCCGAAGCAGAATTAG
- a CDS encoding Gfo/Idh/MocA family protein: MDNQIKSKAGMKRRQFLKTSLGTAGLLGFPTIIPATALGKGGKSAPSERVRIGMIACGNRGRVAYEYAQMPDVEVVALADANLAKISQLKKHRTLSGKTFQETDDFRTMLQDDIDAVHISTADHWHVPSMLLAARAGKHVYVEKPLGVSIEQCLACNEVVKEHPELQVQYGTQNRSTAYVRPIMELVLNGHIGEVKQVYVWAPRGKAGGVHVPKPVPAGFNLDMWYGPAPVKPFSDDRCLKKTGIYYIYDYAIGFIAGWGAHPMDQLQWWLDETGMDIPEKVKASGVIPTTGLHDTVTEWDAELSYSNGMQIRFSDDKAIQKYLPKLDGFRPQSHGTLFVGSEGWVCCSRNRFQASSRELLDKRKDPGEKCLVHSKGGHARNFIDAIQGRNQTVTNLSSAIRSDIACHLVDLAIRNGGQVEWDGKKQTVVGNETAIAGMHRSMRKPWNVLDPKYAPGK, translated from the coding sequence ATGGATAATCAAATCAAATCGAAAGCTGGCATGAAGCGGCGTCAATTTCTCAAAACCTCACTCGGTACTGCTGGCTTATTGGGGTTCCCCACCATTATTCCGGCTACGGCACTGGGAAAAGGAGGGAAGTCAGCTCCAAGCGAGCGAGTTAGAATAGGCATGATTGCCTGTGGGAACCGGGGGAGAGTGGCATATGAATATGCGCAGATGCCGGACGTAGAGGTGGTGGCTCTAGCTGACGCCAATCTGGCAAAAATAAGCCAGCTGAAGAAGCACAGAACATTGTCCGGCAAAACCTTCCAGGAAACGGATGACTTTCGAACGATGCTTCAGGATGATATTGATGCTGTTCATATCTCCACGGCGGATCATTGGCATGTTCCCTCGATGCTGTTGGCTGCTCGCGCAGGCAAACATGTGTACGTGGAAAAGCCGTTGGGCGTGAGTATTGAGCAGTGCCTTGCATGTAATGAGGTGGTGAAGGAGCATCCCGAACTGCAGGTTCAGTACGGGACTCAGAATAGGTCAACTGCTTATGTGCGTCCGATCATGGAATTGGTTTTGAATGGACACATCGGAGAGGTGAAACAAGTTTATGTTTGGGCTCCAAGAGGTAAAGCTGGCGGTGTGCATGTTCCGAAGCCTGTTCCTGCAGGATTCAATCTGGACATGTGGTATGGTCCGGCTCCGGTCAAACCATTCTCAGACGACCGGTGTCTGAAGAAGACGGGTATTTATTACATTTATGATTATGCCATTGGCTTCATCGCTGGTTGGGGGGCTCATCCCATGGATCAACTGCAGTGGTGGTTGGATGAAACGGGCATGGATATCCCTGAAAAGGTAAAAGCATCAGGTGTGATACCGACGACGGGATTACATGACACTGTGACCGAATGGGATGCTGAATTGAGTTATTCCAATGGAATGCAAATTCGATTCTCAGACGACAAGGCCATTCAAAAATATCTGCCGAAACTTGACGGCTTCAGGCCACAGAGTCACGGAACCTTGTTTGTGGGCAGTGAGGGGTGGGTCTGTTGTTCACGTAACCGTTTCCAAGCATCCTCACGCGAATTGTTGGATAAACGTAAAGATCCGGGTGAAAAGTGTTTGGTTCACTCCAAGGGGGGGCATGCAAGGAATTTTATTGATGCCATTCAAGGGCGTAACCAAACAGTTACGAATTTGTCATCCGCTATTCGCTCTGACATCGCCTGTCACCTCGTGGATCTGGCGATACGGAATGGAGGCCAAGTCGAATGGGATGGAAAGAAACAGACCGTCGTTGGGAATGAAACGGCGATCGCGGGGATGCACAGGTCGATGCGTAAACCATGGAATGTGCTGGATCCCAAATACGCCCCAGGAAAATGA
- a CDS encoding sulfatase, producing the protein MKTMLSILGLALVCTVPFHTAAAEESPLAEQNRYNVLMICIDDLRNELGCYGVEEVSSPNIDRLADSSITFSNHYVQVPTCGASRYALLTGRRPSSSKGMSNNAFHNLGKGKSKDLSLSLPENFKRSDYTTVTIGKVSHTPDSKNYRYNGSGPGTPEIPNAWTEMDMPYGPWKYGWGCFFAYDKGKHREDKSGYRPVMEFPDVKDNELPDGQNCEHALKKLEQLKKQKKPFFLAVGFYKPHLPFVAPKKYRDIYNDVDVKDSAVVKRGNTAYAHRSGEFYGYHMPNKPLTAEDRIQTKKAYYACVSYTDALVGRLLDKLKELDLEKNTIVVLWSDHGWFLGEHAIWGKHSPLERSVQSPLMIRVPGKAGGMTSAVVETLDVYPTLLDLCQLSDTQTAFPLGGSSLTPVLDKPEHAGKNAAISYWGKSRSVRSGQYRLIATRQGKNGWTKRELYDHSQDPEETHNLISKKPEVAERLLKLLDADAPILIK; encoded by the coding sequence ATGAAAACCATGCTTTCCATCCTAGGATTGGCACTTGTCTGCACCGTCCCATTCCACACCGCTGCTGCTGAGGAATCCCCGCTAGCCGAACAAAACCGCTACAATGTTCTGATGATTTGTATCGATGACCTGCGCAACGAGCTCGGGTGCTACGGTGTGGAGGAGGTGAGTAGTCCGAACATCGATCGCTTGGCCGATTCCAGTATCACGTTCAGCAACCACTACGTCCAGGTGCCCACCTGCGGAGCTTCACGCTACGCCTTGCTCACTGGACGTCGTCCATCGAGTTCTAAAGGAATGAGTAACAACGCGTTCCACAACCTGGGAAAAGGAAAAAGCAAGGACCTCTCTCTGAGCTTACCGGAAAATTTCAAACGCAGCGATTACACCACGGTCACCATCGGCAAAGTTTCCCATACACCGGACTCCAAAAACTATCGTTACAACGGCAGTGGCCCCGGCACCCCGGAGATCCCCAATGCCTGGACCGAGATGGATATGCCCTATGGCCCTTGGAAATACGGATGGGGATGTTTTTTCGCCTACGACAAAGGTAAACACCGCGAAGATAAAAGCGGCTACCGCCCGGTCATGGAATTCCCCGACGTCAAGGACAACGAACTGCCCGACGGCCAAAACTGCGAACACGCATTAAAAAAACTCGAGCAGCTCAAAAAACAGAAAAAACCATTCTTCCTAGCAGTTGGATTCTATAAACCTCACCTCCCCTTTGTTGCTCCTAAGAAATACCGGGACATCTACAACGATGTCGATGTCAAAGACAGTGCCGTTGTGAAACGGGGCAACACAGCCTATGCCCATCGCAGTGGAGAATTTTATGGTTACCACATGCCTAACAAACCACTTACCGCAGAAGACCGGATCCAAACAAAAAAAGCCTATTACGCCTGCGTCAGTTACACCGACGCCCTCGTCGGTCGCCTACTCGACAAGCTGAAAGAGCTCGATTTGGAAAAGAACACCATTGTCGTACTTTGGAGCGACCACGGGTGGTTCCTCGGTGAGCACGCGATCTGGGGCAAGCACTCCCCGCTGGAGCGTAGTGTGCAAAGCCCCTTGATGATCCGCGTCCCAGGTAAAGCGGGGGGCATGACTTCGGCCGTCGTTGAAACTCTGGACGTTTACCCCACCCTCCTGGACCTCTGCCAACTCTCGGATACTCAAACCGCCTTTCCTCTCGGAGGATCAAGCCTGACTCCAGTGCTCGACAAACCGGAGCACGCTGGAAAAAATGCAGCCATCAGTTACTGGGGGAAAAGCAGGTCCGTGCGCAGCGGCCAATACCGTCTGATTGCCACAAGACAGGGGAAAAATGGATGGACCAAACGGGAACTCTACGACCACAGCCAAGATCCCGAAGAAACCCATAACCTCATCTCAAAAAAACCAGAGGTCGCTGAACGTTTGCTCAAACTACTGGACGCAGACGCCCCAATATTAATCAAGTAA